Proteins found in one Quercus robur chromosome 2, dhQueRobu3.1, whole genome shotgun sequence genomic segment:
- the LOC126715173 gene encoding transcription initiation factor TFIID subunit 13-like isoform X2 produces the protein MNTSSVGPSSKSKAGSSQPSETSFKRKRGIFQKELQHMMYGFGDGPNPLPESVALVEDIAMEYITDLVHKAQDIGSKRGKLSVEDFLYLIRKDLPKLNRCTELLSMNEELKQARKVFESDEEKLRKVFEADEEN, from the exons ATGAACACTAGTTCTGTGGGACCCTCCTCGAAATCAAAGGCTGGGTCGTCACAGCCCTCAGAAACTTCATTTAAGCGCAAACGTGGAATCTTTCAGAAAGAGT TGCAGCACATGATGTATGGTTTTGGAGATGGTCCTAAT CCGCTTCCAGAAAGTGTTGCTCTTGTGGAGGACATTGCTATGGAGTATATCACAGATTTG GTGCATAAAGCCCAAGATATTGGATCAAAGAGGGGAAAGCTATCAGTTGAAGATTTCCTGTATCTGATACGCAAG GATTTGCCAAAACTTAACCGCTGTACAGAGTTGCTGTCAATGAATGAGGAGCTCAAACAAGCAAGAAAGGTTTTTGAGTCAGATGAAGAGAAGCTGAGGAAGGTTTTTGAGGCAGATGAAGAAAACTAG
- the LOC126715173 gene encoding transcription initiation factor TFIID subunit 13-like isoform X4 — MNTSSVGPSSKSKAGSSQPSETSFKRKRGIFQKELQHMMYGFGDGPNPLPESVALVEDIAMEYITDLVHKAQDIGSKRGKLSVEDFLYLIRKDLPKLNRCTELLSMNEELKQARKVFESDEEKLRKVFEADEEN; from the exons ATGAACACTAGTTCTGTGGGACCCTCCTCGAAATCAAAGGCTGGGTCGTCACAGCCCTCAGAAACTTCATTTAAGCGCAAACGTGGAATCTTTCAGAAAGAGT TGCAGCACATGATGTATGGTTTTGGAGATGGTCCTAAT CCGCTTCCAGAAAGTGTTGCTCTTGTGGAGGACATTGCTATGGAGTATATCACAGATTTG GTGCATAAAGCCCAAGATATTGGATCAAAGAGGGGAAAGCTATCAGTTGAAGATTTCCTGTATCTGATACGCAAG GATTTGCCAAAACTTAACCGCTGTACAGAGTTGCTGTCAATGAATGAGGAGCTCAAACAAGCAAGAAAGGTTTTTGAGTCAGATGAAGAGAAGCTGAGGAAG
- the LOC126715170 gene encoding uncharacterized protein At5g19025 has protein sequence MVYFHSSISVCKSVDQQATTAMADTKSRHGNPLSRNRKAPNSPNYSKIIPGCDRSRSAVIDIVIFIAVIGACGVLLFPYVKFVVVEVVKIAGVVVCLVKEEISVAPIIYVSIGVSICSAALVAWLVLTWTSRKCGNPNCKGLRKAAEFDIQLETEDCVKNSTNLVNGNSGGVGVKKGLFELPRDHHRELEAELKKMAPPNGRAVLVFRARCGCSVGRLEVPGPRKHRKIKK, from the coding sequence ATGGTCTATTTCCATAGCTCAATCTCGGTCTGCAAGTCTGTTGACCAACAAGCCACCACAGCTATGGCTGACACTAAATCAAGGCACGGTAATCCTTTATCTAGAAATAGAAAGGCACCCAATTCGCCAAATTACTCCAAAATCATTCCCGGTTGTGATCGATCTCGATCGGCTGTCATAGACATAGTGATTTTTATTGCTGTGATTGGTGCTTGTGGGGTTTTGTTGTTCCCTTATGTGAAGTTTGTGGTAGTTGAGGTTGTTAAGATTGCTGGGGtggttgtttgtttggttaAAGAGGAAATTTCTGTTGCTCCTATTATATATGTTTCAATTGGAGTCAGTATTTGTTCTGCAGCATTGGTTGCCTGGTTGGTTTTGACATGGACTAGTAGGAAATGTGGGAATCCGAATTGTAAGGGACTAAGGAAGGCGGCCGAGTTCGATATTCAGTTGGAGACAGAGGATTGTGTGAAGAATAGTACTAATTTGGTGAATGGTAACAGCGGTGGCGTTGGAGTGAAGAAGGGTCTATTTGAATTGCCACGTGATCACCACCGTGAATTGGAGGCCGAGCTCAAGAAGATGGCGCCGCCTAATGGAAGAGCAGTTCTTGTTTTCCGGGCAAGGTGTGGATGTTCTGTTGGGAGATTGGAGGTCCCGGGACCAAGGAAGCATCGAAAGATCAAAAAGTAG
- the LOC126715169 gene encoding pentatricopeptide repeat-containing protein At5g50390, chloroplastic-like, which produces MEIPLLRYHSVSLDQISNTRGKSLLHFKQHNSLLFSGYCFSFSKRKWRNPFDRIRCCSPEQGLQPPWGLKPKPKPSKMDAVERKGAVLEEPQMRKQPSSGICSQIEKLVFNKRYREALELFEILEFEGGFELESSTYDALISACIGLNSIRGVKRVSSFMSSNGFELDLYMRNRVLLMHVKCGMMTDARRLFVEMPEKNLVSWNTIIGGLVDSGNYDEAFQLFFITWEESSDGGSRIFSTMIRASAGQGLIFAGRQFHTCALKMGVADDIFVTCALIDMYSKCGSIEDAQCVFDEMPEKTTVGWNSIIAGYALHGYSEEALRMFYEMRDSGVEMDHFTFSMVIRICTRLASLEHAKQAHASLVRHGFGLDIVANTALVDFYSKWGRMEDARHVFDKMPQKNVISWNALIAGYGNHGHGEEAIEMFEQMLREKMRPNHITFLAVLSACSYSGLSERGWEYFKSMSRDHKIKPRAMHYACMIELLGQEGLLDEAFALIRSAPFKPTANMWAALLTACRVHENLELGKFAAEKLYGMEPEKLNNYIVLLNIYNSSGNLKEAAAVVQTLRRKGLRMLPACSWIEVKKQPYFFHSGDKSHALTKEIYQKVDNLMLEISKHGYVPERKYLLPDVDEQEKRVLLYHSEKLAIAFGLINTPGWTPLQIVQSHRICGDCHSAIKLIAMVTGREIVVRDASRFHHFRDGSCSCGDYW; this is translated from the coding sequence ATGGAAATCCCGCTCTTACGCTACCATAGTGTATCATTAGATCAAATTTCAAACACTAGGGGAAAAAGCCTTTTACATTTCAAGCAGCACAACTCTTTGTTGTTTTCTGGGTATTGTTTTTCATTCAGTAAGAGAAAATGGAGAAACCCTTTTGATAGAATTAGGTGTTGTTCACCGGAACAAGGGCTGCAGCCGCCATGGGGGCTGAAGCCGAAGCCGAAACCGTCGAAAATGGATGCTGTGGAGAGGAAAGGGGCGGTTTTGGAAGAACCCCAGATGAGAAAACAGCCCAGTTCTGGGATTTGTAGTCAGATAGAGAAGTTGGTTTTCAATAAGAGGTACAGAGAGGCACTTGAATTGTTTGAGATTTTGGAGTTTGAGGGTGGTTTTGAATTGGAATCTAGCACCTATGATGCGTTGATTAGCGCTTGCATAGGTTTGAATTCGATTAGAGGGGTGAAGAGGGTGTCTAGTTTTATGAGTAGTAATGGGTTTGAGTTGGATTTGTATATGAGGAACAGGGTGCTGCTTATGCATGTCAAATGTGGGATGATGACTGATGCGCGTAGGTTGTTCGTTGAAATGCCGGAGAAGAACTTGGTTTCGTGGAATACGATAATTGGGGGGCTTGTGGACTCTGGTAATTATGATGAGGCATTCCAGCTTTTTTTTATTACGTGGGAGGAGTCTTCAGATGGTGGGTCGCGAATATTTTCCACAATGATTCGGGCATCTGCTGGGCAGGGACTAATTTTTGCGGGAAGACAATTTCACACGTGTGCTTTAAAGATGGGTGTTGCTGATGATATATTTGTGACTTGTGCTCTAATTGACATGTATAGTAAGTGTGGGAGCATTGAAGATGCTCAATGTGTTTTTGATGAGATGCCAGAGAAGACAACAGTTGGGTGGAATTCCATTATAGCAGGTTATGCACTTCATGGTTATAGTGAAGAAGCTCTGAGAATGTTCTATGAGATGCGTGATTCAGGTGTTGAAATGGACCATTTCACATTTTCAATGGTTATAAGAATATGTACAAGGTTGGCTTCTTTGGAGCATGCTAAGCAAGCTCATGCAAGTTTAGTCCGTCATGGTTTTGGATTAGATATAGTAGCGAACACAGCACTTGTAGATTTCTATAGCAAATGGGGGAGAATGGAAGATGCCCGTCATGTTTTTGACAAGATGCCCCAAAAGAATGTTATTTCTTGGAATGCCTTGATTGCTGGATATGGTAATCATGGTCATGGAGAAGAGGCTATTGAGATGTTTGAGCAGATGCTTCGGGAAAAAATGAGACCCAACCATATCACCTTTCTTGCAGTTTTATCTGCTTGTAGTTATTCAGGTTTATCAGAACGTGGTTGGGAGTATTTTAAATCAATGAGTAGGGATCACAAGATTAAGCCCCGTGCAATGCATTATGCATGTATGATTGAATTATTAGGTCAAGAGGGCCTTTTAGATGAAGCCTTTGCACTGATACGAAGTGCTCCATTTAAGCCTACAGCTAACATGTGGGCTGCCTTGCTGACAGCTTGTCGTGTTCATGAGAATTTAGAGCTTGGAAAGTTTGCAGCTGAGAAGCTTTATGGAATGGAGCCTGAAAAGCTTAATAATTATATTgtgcttttaaatatatacaacAGCTCTGGCAACTTGAAGGAAGCTGCTGCCGTTGTTCAGACCTTAAGAAGAAAGGGTTTGAGAATGCTTCCTGCATGCAGTTGGATTGAAGTTAAAAAGCAGCCATATTTTTTCCATTCTGGGGATAAAAGCCATGCCCTAACAAAAGAGATTTACCAGAAAGTGGACAACTTGATGCTAGAGATTTCAAAACATGGTTATGTTCCcgagagaaaatatttgcttCCCGATGTTGATGAACAGGAAAAGCGGGTTTTATTGTACCACAGTGAGAAACTGGCAATAGCTTTTGGGCTGATCAACACTCCAGGTTGGACACCACTGCAAATCGTGCAGAGTCATCGGATTTGTGGTGACTGCCATAGTGCAATTAAATTAATAGCCATGGTTACTGGACGTGAAATTGTTGTGAGGGACGCCAGCAGATTCCACCATTTCAGAGATGGGAGTTGTTCATGTGGGGATTATTGGtga
- the LOC126715171 gene encoding cyclic dof factor 2-like, which produces MSEAKDPAIKLFGKTIPVPEVQANGSGECSGAPSSCSGPLVDDNIDQDRASSSNSSAEKDTMGEKPTANKKEDGGLPVSSEESTNPDGASGISENPKTPSVEKESATLKASKTEEEHSESSNSQEKTLKKPDKILPCPRCNSMDTKFCYYNNYNVNQPRHFCKNCQRYWTAGGTMRNVPVGAGRRKNKNSASHYRHITVSEALQNARADLPNGVHHPSLKSNGTVLTFGSDTPLCESMASVLNLADKTMRNCTPNGIHKPEELRIPVPYGGGENGDDRSNGASVASSNPKDEPGKIGSQEQVMRNCQGFAPQIPCFPGAPWPYPWHSAQWSSPVPPPAFCPPGFPMPFYPAAAYWGCTVPGTWGIPWLPQPTSPNHTALSSGPNSPTLGKHSRDENILKSSNSGDEEPLKENNAERCLWIPKTLRIDDPGEAARSSIWATLGIKNDKADTISGGGLFKAFQSKTDEKNHVAETSPVLQANPAALSRSLNFHESS; this is translated from the exons ATGTCGGAAGCTAAAGACCCGGCGATAAAGCTGTTCGGGAAAACGATCCCGGTGCCGGAGGTTCAGGCAAACGGTTCGGGCGAATGTTCCGGAGCTCCATCTTCGTGTTCGGGTCCTCTGGTGGATGATAATATCGATCAAGACCGTGCTTCTTCGAGTAACTCTTCGGCTGAGAAG GATACAATGGGAGAAAAACCAACtgcaaataaaaaggaagatggAGGCCTACCTGTGTCTTCAGAAGAGTCGACAAATCCAGATGGAGCCTCAGGAATAAGTGAGAACCCTAAAACACCCTCAGTTGAGAAGGAGAGTGCTACATTAAAAGCCTCAAAGACTGAAGAAGAACATAGTGAATCTAGTAATTCACAGgaaaaaaccctaaagaaacCAGACAAGATACTGCCATGCCCCCGCTGTAATAGCATGGATACCAAGTTCTGTTACTACAACAATTACAATGTCAACCAACCCCGGCATTTCTGCAAGAACTGCCAGAGATACTGGACAGCTGGTGGGACCATGAGGAATGTGCCTGTGGGTGCTGGTCGACGCAAAAACAAGAATTCTGCTTCTCACTACCGTCACATAACTGTCTCTGAAGCTCTCCAGAATGCTCGAGCTGATCTTCCAAATGGAGTCCACCATCCTTCTTTGAAATCCAACGGCACTGTCCTTACATTTGGCTCAGACACACCCCTCTGTGAATCAATGGCTTCTGTGTTGAACCTTGCTGATAAAACAATGAGGAACTGCACACCAAATGGAATTCATAAACCTGAAGAACTAAGGATTCCAGTTCCTTATGGAGGTGGAGAAAATGGGGATGATCGTTCAAATGGAGCTTCAGTTGCAAGTTCGAATCCAAAGGATGAGCCTGGCAAAATTGGGTCACAAGAGCAAGTGATGCGGAATTGTCAGGGTTTCGCACCTCAAATACCATGCTTTCCTGGGGCTCCTTGGCCTTATCCATGGCATTCAGCTCAGTGGAGCTCCCCTGTACCACCACCTGCTTTCTGCCCTCCAGGCTTTCCGATGCCCTTCTACCCTGCTGCAGCTTATTGGGGTTGTACTGTACCAGGCACTTGGGGCATCCCTTGGCTTCCCCAGCCAACATCTCCAAACCATACAGCCCTGAGCTCTGGTCCCAACTCTCCAACCTTGGGAAAACACTCAAGAGATGAAAACATTCTCAAGTCGAGCAACTCTGGGGATGAGGAACCACTAAAAGAAAACAATGCTGAGAGATGCCTTTGGATTCCAAAGACTTTGAGGATTGATGACCCAGGTGAAGCTGCAAGAAGCTCTATATGGGCAACATTGGGGATAAAGAATGACAAGGCTGACACAATTAGTGGGGGAGGACTCTTTAAGGCATTCCAATCAAAGACTGATGAAAAGAATCATGTAGCCGAAACCTCTCCGGTCTTACAAGCCAATCCAGCAGCATTGTCTAGGTCACTCAACTTCCATGAGAGCTCATAA
- the LOC126715172 gene encoding pentatricopeptide repeat-containing protein At5g39680: protein MLPCKIRPKSMPTPKLPTGPLKYAPFLFKPNLKPSSLVDPIKLLKISAETKNLRLGKILHALLITSNQPSKNGHPVFQTNSLIYFYVKCDEISVARQLFDEMPERNVVSWTALMSGYLHNGLALEVLRQYKKMVSLDGLCPNEYVFAIVISSCSDSGRVEEGKQCHGYVLKSGLVLHQYVKNALICMYSRCSDVDGAMRVLNTVPGYDVFSYNSVINKLIELEYLREALEVLDRMMVECVVWDNVTYVAIFGLCARLKDLKLGFQVHGQMLKSDLECDVFVSSTMVDMYGKCGKILYARKVFDCLRNRNVVSWTSIMAAYLQNGYFEEALNLFPKMEIEGIMPNEYTFAVLLKSSAGLSALGLGDLLHARAEKSGFKEHVIVGNALVIMYSKTGNIKEANKIFSDMIFRETITWNAMICGYSHHGLGKEALTVFQDMLVAGVCPNYVTFVGVLSACAHSCLVQEGFYYLNQLMEQMGIEPGLEHYTCFVGLLSRAGLLDEAENFMRSTPVKWDVIAWRTLLNACHVHRNYGIGKRIAETVLHMDPHDEGTYILISNMYAKARRWDGVVKIRKLMRERNVKKEPGVSWLEIRNITHVFVSDDNKHPESSQIYEKVGELLAKIKPLGYVPDIAAVLHDVEDEQKEDYLSYHSEKLAIAYGLMKTPTGAPIRVIKNLRMCDDCHRAVKLISQVTNRLIIVRDANRFHHFHDGSCSCADFW from the coding sequence ATGTTGCCTTGCAAAATCAGACCCAAATCAATGCCCACTCCAAAACTGCCAACGGGGCCTCTCAAGTACGCGCCATTTCTATTCAAACCGAATCTCAAACCTTCCTCTCTTGTAGACCCCATCAAGCTCTTGAAAATATCAGCTGAGACTAAAAACTTAAGACTAGGAAAGATACTCCATGCCTTGTTGATCACAAGCAATCAACCCTCCAAAAATGGCCACCCGGTGTTCCAAACAAACTCGTTAATCTATTTCTATGTTAAATGTGATGAAATATCTGTTGCCCGTCAactgtttgatgaaatgcctgAAAGGAATGTAGTTTCGTGGACTGCGTTGATGTCAGGTTATTTACATAATGGGTTAGCTTTGGAAGTTCTTAGACAATATAAGAAAATGGTTTCGTTGGACGGTTTGTGTCCGAATGAATATGTATTTGCTATTGTTATTTCTTCTTGTTCTGATAGTGGGAGGGTTGAAGAGGGCAAGCAATGTCATGGGTATGTGCTGAAGTCTGGGTTGGTGCTTCATCAATATGTCAAGAATGCACTGATTTGCATGTATTCAAGGTGTTCAGATGTGGATGGTGCTATGCGGGTTTTGAATACAGTGCCTGGATATGATGTTTTTTCTTACAATTCAGTCATCAATAAACTTATAGAACTGGAGTATTTGAGGGAAGCTTTAGAAGTTTTGGATAGGATGATGGTTGAGTGTGTGGTATGGGATAATGTCACTTATGTTGCCATTTTTGGCCTTTGTGCTCGTCTTAAAGATTTGAAGTTAGGTTTTCAAGTTCATGGTCAAATGTTGAAGAGTGACCTTGAATGTGATGTCTTTGTTAGTAGCACAATGGTTGATATGTATGGGAAATGTGGTAAAATTCTGTATGCAAGGAAAGTTTTTGATTGTTTGCGAAATAGAAATGTGGTCTCCTGGACGTCAATCATGGCTGCATACCTCCAAAATGGTTACTTTGAGGAAGCATTAAATCTATttccaaaaatggaaattgaagGCATTATGCCAAATGAATATACTTTTGCTGTTTTGCTAAAATCCAGTGCAGGTTtgtctgcattaggacttggagATCTATTACATGCCCGGGCTGAGAAATCAGGTTTCAAGGAGCATGTTATTGTTGGGAATGCTTTGGTAATTATGTATTCCAAGACCGGCAACATTAAAGAAGCAAATAAGATTTTCTCAGATATGATATTTCGAGAGACCATTACCTGGAATGCTATGATCTGTGGGTATTCCCATCATGGGCTTGGTAAAGAAGCTCTAACTGTGTTTCAAGACATGTTGGTAGCAGGTGTGTGTCCTAACTACGTAACTTTTGTTGGGGTACTATCTGCTTGTGCACATTCGTGTCTAGTGCAAGAAGGATTCTATTATTTGAATCAACTAATGGAACAAATGGGCATTGAACCTGGATTAGAGCACTATACATGTTTTGTTGGGCTTCTGAGCAGGGCTGGACTACTTGATGAAGCTGAGAATTTTATGAGATCTACACCAGTAAAGTGGGATGTCATTGCATGGCGTACTTTGCTAAATGCTTGTCATGTCCATCGGAATTATGGTATAGGAAAACGGATAGCAGAAACTGTCTTACATATGGATCCTCATGATGAGGGAACATATATACTGATATCAAATATGTATGCCAAGGCAAGGAGATGGGATGGAGTCGTGAAGATCCGAAAATTGATGAGAGAAAGAAATGTCAAGAAAGAACCTGGGGTCAGCTGGTTAGAGATAAGGAATATTACCCATGTCTTTGTTTCAGATGACAACAAACACCCAGAATCTAGTCAGATCTATGAGAAGGTTGGGGAATTGCTGGCCAAGATTAAACCATTAGGGTATGTGCCAGATATTGCTGCAGTATTGCATGATGTAGAGGATGAGCAGAAAGAAGATTATCTTAGTTATCACAGTGAGAAGTTGGCTATAGCATATGGTCTCATGAAAACACCTACAGGAGCCCCCATCCGTGTAATTAAGAACCTTAGGATGTGTGATGATTGCCATAGAGCTGTGAAACTAATTTCACAGGTCACAAACAGGTTGATAATTGTTAGGGATGCAAACCGTTTTCATCATTTTCATGATGGGAGCTGTTCTTGTGCAGATTTTTGGTGA